The Salvelinus namaycush isolate Seneca chromosome 16, SaNama_1.0, whole genome shotgun sequence genome has a segment encoding these proteins:
- the LOC120061576 gene encoding E3 ubiquitin/ISG15 ligase TRIM25-like codes for MPLSKPKELLEHELSCPICLQLYTNPVYLPCGHNYCLACIQKATDVNGGEKSLPQCPECREEYGGTETLQRNFKLCGIIESYRAVAPADHLKREPLKVRCDHCLDIETLAIKTCLKCEVSLCARHLQHHTERESFRTHDLVEPQTELGQRGCAIHGRLLEYFCASDMTSLCANCFIEGTHQNHDVLAFEAAEEEMRRALEIQSKAVANRLQLTETLLQRAAEDQGTSEAVGDKLLSKSVALMDSIAGLVSRYKDRMSLLLEKERGHRRESWQSGLGLLEEQQQQLMEAQQRTTEVLTETEKCLFINRFLLIEPQLREVMTGTVARVPNKVPLNPKRLQASLRMEDFRAEMARLLQSLHVLLNPLELTFNLSTAHTSLLLSNDLRTVKYSGTKQAYADNQERFSTAPQVLCSQGFTSGEHIWVVEVGDQSMWSVGLCYKSMPRRGDHSRLGHNTASWRLQWKNKKLTACHASSNVALAEMANQPLRVEVALDYEGGTLICHSTKDRREHLHTFRAVFREPVYPAFSILSTKEQSWITLQSGV; via the coding sequence ATGCCTCTGTCTAAACCAAAGGAGCTGTTAGAACATGAGCTCAGCTGCCCCATCTGCCTGCAGCTCTACACGAATCCCGTGTATCTGCCCTGTGGCCATAACTACTGCCTGGCCTGCATTCAGAAGGCTACAGATGTCAACGGTGGAGAGAAGAGCCTTCCTCAATGCCCTGAGTGCAGAGAAGAGTACGGCGGTACAGAGACACTGCAAAGGAACTTCAAGCTCTGCGGCATCATAGAAAGCTACAGGGCCGTTGCGCCAGCCGACCACCTGAAGAGAGAGCCGCTGAAGGTGCGCTGTGACCACTGCCTGGACATAGAGACACTGGCCATCAAGACCTGCCTAAAGTGTGAGGTGTCCCTGTGTGCCAGGCACCTGCAGCACCACACTGAGAGGGAGTCCTTCAGGACCCATGACTTGGTGGAGCCCCAGACTGAGCTGGGCCAGAGAGGTTGTGCCATCCACGGACGCCTGCTGGAGTACTTCTGCGCCAGCGACATGACCTCTCTCTGCGCCAACTGCTTCATTGAGGGCACCCACCAGAATCATGATGTCCTGGCGTTCGAGGCAGCCGAGGAGGAAATGAGGCGGGCCCTGGAGATTCAGAGCAAGGCGGTGGCCAACAGGCTGCAGCTGACCGAGACCCTGCTACAGAGGGCTGCTGAGGACCAGGGCACCTCTGAGGCTGTGGGAGACAAGCTGCTGTCCAAGTCTGTGGCTTTGATGGACAGCATTGCCGGCCTGGTGAGCAGGTACAAGGACAGGATGAGCCTGCTGCTGGAAAAAGAGAGAGGCCATCGGAGGGAGAGCTGGCAGAGTGGCCTGGGGCTTCTAGAagaacagcagcagcagctgatgGAGGCCCAGCAGCGCACCACTGAGGTCCTCACAGAGACAGAGAAGTGTCTGTTCATCAACAGGTTTCTGCTAATTGAGCCCCAGCTCAGGGAGGTCATGACGGGCACCGTGGCCAGAGTGCCCAACAAGGTCCCTCTGAACCCCAAGCGGCTCCAGGCCAGCCTGAGGATGGAGGACTTCAGGGCAGAGATGGCTCGGCTCCTCCAGTCTCTCCACGTCCTGCTAAACCCTCTGGAGCTGACCTTTAACCTCAGCACGGCCCACACCAGCCTGCTGCTTTCCAACGACCTGCGGACAGTCAAGTACAGCGGTACCAAGCAGGCCTACGCTGATAACCAAGAGAGGTTCAGTACCGCTCCCCAGGTCCTGTGCTCCCAGGGCTTCACCAGTGGGGAGCACATCTGGGTGGTGGAGGTGGGCGACCAGAGCATGTGGTCAGTGGGCTTGTGCTACAAGAGCATGCCCAGGAGGGGTGACCACAGCCGGCTGGGGCATAACACGGCCTCCTGGCGTTTGCAGTGGAAGAACAAGAAGCTGACTGCGTGCCATGCCTCCTCAAACGTGGCGCTGGCCGAGATGGCCAATCAGCCGCTGAGGGTGGAGGTGGCTCTGGACTATGAGGGGGGAACACTGATCTGCCACAGCACCAAGGACCGTCGGGAACATCTGCACACGTTCAGGGCTGTGTTCAGAGAGCCTGTGTACCCTGCGTTCAGCATCCTCTCCACCAAAGAACAGTCCTGGATCACGCTACAGAGTGGAGTGTaa